The following coding sequences are from one Leptospiraceae bacterium window:
- a CDS encoding FtsX-like permease family protein produces the protein MNHRLTYLFLVEYFRTHKVKTFFSLLGIVLSVALFVTTTFNGERAEKTLVDFSLGYFGDKYQAKIKNLNDRIGIEDLVIEKLFYENELRFIDSIHPRIQKSITILDTKESITVVYQGIDFIKEASDFRSQLKGCEGEDCKKKDAHTLISSALYEKIGKTSFRFLHEGKTYNVEDAEVLETEGGIFILEDLSFAKERFGLNNYSFLLLATNHLNAEDLGILKSKLNAIDSGLNIETAEEIRARAANVLKSFHLNLIIISMISVLIAFFMVSNTMSGIFINRKRELGILRCLGTSRGENLFLFLMQSLILGVLGTFFGILLGAFFSKYSIFSGESTLTDVNQSISYSKIPLKIILASSFIGIIGSLFSGLFPAIRSSKLQPIIIVREDPNLIQSFNYKLVFYFGLGMILLAFLLSTIKLDFSIPVFGLVAIGMIILGQTLCFPYLMKLFLDFVNWILDHADHAFIEIRIGFEEIVQNATKNTLTSATLMLGISLIISLSVLTGSYEKSILDWTEREFPYDYSILNYSDLETGTDYGIPLSLPEKIASLGNIEEVDVFILNTKAEVGDKIFTIHAYDMKLAIAREKRKGISTYPDFDLEKDILVSANMAYLNGFKIGDSLRINSHLGIKEFRIAGTREHFFSENGTIMMDYRLFKNLFGIDTYKSVRVNILDKSKQKETFENLKSAIGFDPNLRLINSQELKEIYIGGVKKVFKVLESLKYTAAIIAFVSLFSSILYNLSDKLRIFGVIRSIGSTQTQLNKIVFAENLFLTSFGTAMGVISSFLLNPIIIHVINKSAFGWTLSIEIPYLLVFFCLFSVPLVSFMATLYPFFLLKKLSLREILSYE, from the coding sequence TTGAATCATCGCCTGACGTATCTTTTTTTAGTAGAATACTTTCGCACTCATAAAGTAAAAACTTTCTTTTCTCTTCTTGGAATTGTTCTGAGTGTGGCTCTTTTTGTTACGACTACTTTCAATGGAGAAAGAGCAGAGAAGACACTGGTGGATTTTTCTCTCGGTTACTTTGGCGACAAGTATCAAGCCAAAATAAAAAATCTAAATGATCGAATTGGAATTGAAGATTTAGTTATTGAGAAACTCTTTTATGAAAATGAGTTACGTTTTATTGATTCCATTCATCCCCGGATTCAGAAGTCTATTACGATTCTAGATACGAAAGAGAGTATAACCGTTGTTTACCAGGGAATTGATTTTATAAAAGAAGCCTCCGATTTTCGTAGTCAACTAAAAGGCTGTGAAGGGGAAGATTGTAAAAAGAAAGACGCGCACACTTTGATAAGTTCTGCGCTGTATGAAAAAATTGGTAAGACTAGTTTTCGATTTTTACACGAAGGAAAAACATACAATGTAGAAGACGCCGAAGTTTTAGAAACAGAGGGTGGAATTTTTATTTTGGAAGATTTGTCTTTTGCTAAAGAGCGATTTGGACTAAATAATTACAGCTTTTTATTACTTGCTACAAATCACTTGAATGCAGAGGATTTGGGAATTTTAAAATCCAAATTAAATGCAATCGATTCGGGTTTAAACATAGAAACAGCAGAAGAAATTAGAGCTAGAGCTGCTAATGTGCTAAAATCGTTTCATCTCAATTTGATTATCATTTCTATGATCTCTGTTCTAATAGCATTTTTTATGGTATCGAATACGATGAGCGGAATCTTCATTAACCGCAAACGAGAGCTTGGAATTTTACGATGCTTGGGAACGAGTAGGGGAGAAAATCTTTTTTTATTTCTAATGCAGTCTTTGATTCTAGGTGTGCTAGGGACTTTCTTTGGAATTTTACTGGGAGCTTTCTTTTCTAAGTATTCTATTTTTAGTGGTGAATCGACATTAACCGATGTAAATCAATCTATTTCCTATTCTAAGATTCCGCTTAAGATAATTCTTGCTAGTTCCTTTATTGGAATCATTGGATCTTTATTTTCGGGACTCTTTCCTGCGATTCGATCTTCTAAGTTGCAGCCGATTATCATTGTGCGCGAAGACCCAAATTTAATACAAAGCTTTAATTATAAATTGGTTTTCTATTTTGGGCTCGGAATGATTCTTTTAGCTTTTTTACTTTCTACCATTAAGCTTGATTTTTCGATTCCCGTCTTTGGGCTTGTAGCGATTGGAATGATTATTCTTGGACAAACACTTTGTTTTCCTTATTTGATGAAATTATTTTTAGATTTCGTAAATTGGATTTTAGATCACGCCGATCATGCGTTTATTGAAATACGGATTGGATTTGAAGAGATTGTTCAGAATGCAACTAAGAATACTCTTACCTCGGCTACTTTGATGTTGGGGATATCTCTTATTATCTCCCTTTCTGTTCTCACTGGAAGTTATGAAAAGTCAATTCTTGATTGGACAGAAAGAGAATTTCCCTATGACTATTCTATTTTGAATTATTCTGATTTGGAAACAGGAACTGATTATGGAATTCCACTTTCTCTTCCTGAAAAAATTGCGAGCCTTGGAAATATAGAAGAAGTAGATGTTTTTATTTTAAACACAAAAGCAGAGGTTGGTGATAAAATATTTACCATCCACGCCTATGATATGAAATTAGCGATAGCAAGAGAAAAGCGAAAGGGAATTTCTACTTATCCTGATTTTGATTTGGAAAAAGATATTTTGGTATCGGCTAATATGGCTTATCTGAATGGATTTAAAATCGGGGATAGTTTAAGAATAAATTCCCATTTAGGAATCAAAGAATTTAGAATTGCAGGGACAAGAGAGCATTTCTTTTCTGAGAATGGAACGATCATGATGGACTATCGGCTTTTCAAAAATCTATTCGGCATTGATACTTACAAATCAGTGCGTGTAAATATTTTAGATAAATCAAAACAAAAAGAAACTTTCGAAAATTTAAAGTCTGCCATTGGATTTGATCCCAATTTGCGACTAATCAACTCTCAGGAGTTAAAAGAAATTTACATTGGTGGAGTGAAGAAGGTTTTTAAAGTTTTGGAATCTTTGAAATATACCGCGGCTATTATTGCGTTTGTATCTCTCTTTTCTTCCATTCTTTATAATCTATCTGACAAGCTACGTATCTTTGGAGTCATTCGCTCGATTGGCTCGACACAGACACAGCTAAACAAAATCGTATTTGCAGAAAATCTATTTCTAACTTCTTTTGGAACAGCAATGGGCGTAATTTCTTCTTTTTTATTAAATCCAATTATCATCCATGTAATCAATAAATCCGCCTTTGGTTGGACTCTCTCCATCGAAATCCCGTATTTATTGGTTTTTTTCTGTCTTTTTAGTGTTCCGCTGGTTTCCTTCATGGCAACTCTCTATCCTTTTTTCTTGTTAAAAAAATTGAGTTTACGAGAAATCCTTTCCTATGAATGA
- a CDS encoding TIGR04452 family lipoprotein, whose protein sequence is MKTQVNIKLTAILLLNLFISCMYLPSDKENTLKGSEVLDRLRNEATTINNTYFTTNLKNSLPFRSSHSLGILVFMLPSVISINPKLNYEKEGVNDCINKIRTIGLPLGGVPTLLNCNIKEAGLIELGPISTGGKSAKKNELLLKILALP, encoded by the coding sequence ATGAAAACCCAAGTCAATATAAAACTCACCGCAATTTTACTATTAAACTTATTTATTTCCTGCATGTATCTACCTTCAGATAAAGAGAATACACTCAAAGGAAGTGAAGTCCTCGACCGCTTAAGAAATGAAGCTACTACAATTAACAATACTTACTTTACAACCAATTTAAAGAATTCACTTCCATTTAGGTCTTCTCATAGTCTTGGGATATTGGTATTTATGTTACCGAGTGTAATCTCTATTAACCCGAAGTTGAATTACGAAAAAGAAGGAGTAAATGATTGTATAAATAAAATTCGCACCATAGGTCTTCCTCTTGGAGGTGTGCCTACTCTTCTTAATTGCAATATAAAAGAAGCTGGTCTAATTGAACTAGGTCCGATTAGCACTGGAGGAAAATCAGCCAAGAAAAATGAGCTTCTTTTAAAAATACTTGCGCTACCGTAA
- a CDS encoding response regulator — MNKILVVDDDEVILEALINTLSKAKYQVVSTTDPIQAYELYCADPTLVVISDIVMGEMSGKDFMLKLFEAGFTPLVIILTMMNDSKTIIDLFKSGAHDYIIKPFSASELVMKVNKAFELAELRIVNENIQKEREIRLEHQFNWNIFKEQTVTKELAHSDKGLIDGIKTSLLQGSGIGAIVPLIDMIKQSAKPEGDDFIVKRKLLTMLFANAEFLNRLVDTIADIDLVNHTELPKEKITTADFHQLVKDAVKTVSKYEGIRNHTVVLTKNFASADEKRVFAINSEYLKKAIQELLINAFKFSDEGTKVFILYEFSKDKMIVSFLNTPDPNGKEKNGIQPEYHSILFEPFFRLSRYVYENFPTLDFGLGLCTVDTILRNHKGKVRVGTLKNHIEPNKGVFINFSLEFPFAD, encoded by the coding sequence ATGAACAAAATATTAGTTGTCGATGACGATGAGGTGATTTTAGAAGCCTTAATCAATACTCTTTCTAAAGCAAAATACCAAGTAGTGTCAACGACAGATCCTATTCAGGCGTATGAGCTTTATTGTGCAGATCCTACTCTTGTTGTAATTTCTGATATTGTAATGGGTGAAATGTCTGGAAAAGACTTTATGCTAAAGTTATTTGAGGCAGGATTCACACCTCTCGTGATTATTCTTACCATGATGAATGATAGCAAAACGATCATTGATCTATTTAAAAGTGGAGCACATGATTATATCATAAAGCCTTTTTCCGCAAGTGAATTGGTTATGAAAGTCAACAAGGCTTTTGAATTGGCAGAACTTAGAATCGTAAATGAAAATATTCAAAAAGAGCGTGAGATTCGTCTTGAGCATCAGTTCAATTGGAATATATTTAAAGAACAAACGGTTACCAAAGAGTTGGCGCATTCCGATAAAGGTCTGATTGATGGAATTAAAACTAGCCTATTACAAGGTTCTGGAATTGGTGCAATAGTTCCATTAATTGATATGATTAAGCAATCAGCAAAACCAGAAGGAGATGATTTTATAGTTAAGAGAAAACTTTTGACTATGTTATTTGCCAATGCTGAATTTTTGAATCGATTAGTTGATACGATCGCTGACATTGATCTAGTAAATCATACTGAGCTTCCAAAAGAAAAAATTACAACTGCTGACTTTCATCAGCTTGTGAAAGATGCAGTGAAAACTGTTTCAAAATACGAAGGAATTCGAAACCATACAGTAGTCCTAACGAAGAATTTTGCAAGTGCCGATGAGAAAAGAGTCTTTGCTATTAACAGCGAATACTTGAAGAAAGCAATACAAGAGCTTTTGATTAATGCATTCAAATTTTCTGATGAAGGCACAAAGGTATTTATCTTGTATGAATTTTCTAAAGACAAGATGATCGTATCTTTTCTAAATACTCCTGATCCAAATGGAAAAGAAAAAAATGGGATTCAGCCCGAATATCATAGCATTCTATTTGAACCTTTCTTTCGACTTTCCAGGTATGTATACGAAAATTTTCCGACACTTGATTTTGGTTTGGGACTTTGCACTGTAGATACAATTCTGCGAAATCATAAAGGAAAAGTTCGCGTGGGTACTCTTAAAAATCATATAGAGCCAAATAAAGGCGTTTTCATTAACTTTTCACTCGAATTTCCTTTTGCAGATTAG
- the gap gene encoding type I glyceraldehyde-3-phosphate dehydrogenase gives MTKIAINGFGRIGRLVLRVGLQDPNLEFVAINDLVTPDNLAYLFKYDSTHGKFKGTVEHDAENIIINGKKIRCLAEKEPEKLPWKAMGVEYVIESTGRFTDKEGAGKHLTAGAKKVIISAPAKDKDIPTYVLGVNESKYNPATEHIVSNASCTTNCLAPIVKVVLDNFGFSEGLMTTVHAMTATQPTVDGPSKKDFRGGRGAAQNIIPSSTGAAKAVGLCIPEVAGKLTGMAFRVPTPDVSVVDLTVKTVKPTSIKEIKQKMKEASEGSLKGILGYTEEAVVSNDFTSDPLSSIFDADASIELNANFFKLVSWYDNEMGYSNRVVDLIRYMVKKG, from the coding sequence ATGACAAAAATTGCAATTAACGGTTTTGGCAGAATTGGGAGACTCGTTCTCCGTGTTGGTTTACAAGATCCCAATTTAGAATTTGTGGCAATCAATGACTTGGTAACACCTGACAATTTAGCTTACCTATTCAAATATGATTCAACTCACGGTAAATTCAAAGGAACTGTAGAGCATGATGCAGAAAATATCATCATCAATGGAAAAAAAATTAGATGCTTAGCTGAAAAAGAGCCTGAAAAGCTTCCGTGGAAAGCAATGGGCGTTGAATATGTAATCGAATCTACTGGTAGATTTACAGATAAAGAAGGCGCTGGAAAACACCTAACAGCAGGTGCTAAAAAAGTAATCATCTCTGCTCCAGCAAAAGACAAAGACATTCCTACTTACGTTTTAGGTGTGAATGAATCCAAATACAATCCTGCAACAGAGCACATTGTTTCCAATGCTTCTTGCACAACCAACTGTCTTGCTCCTATCGTAAAAGTAGTTCTAGATAATTTTGGTTTCTCAGAAGGTTTAATGACAACTGTTCACGCAATGACAGCTACTCAACCAACTGTAGATGGTCCTTCTAAAAAAGACTTCCGTGGAGGAAGAGGGGCAGCTCAGAATATTATTCCTTCTTCTACTGGGGCTGCAAAAGCTGTAGGTCTTTGTATTCCTGAAGTAGCCGGAAAATTAACAGGTATGGCGTTTAGAGTTCCAACTCCTGACGTATCTGTTGTTGACTTAACTGTTAAAACAGTAAAACCAACTTCTATTAAAGAAATTAAACAAAAAATGAAAGAAGCTTCTGAAGGAAGTTTGAAAGGAATTCTTGGATACACAGAAGAAGCAGTTGTTTCCAATGACTTTACAAGCGATCCTCTTTCTTCTATTTTCGATGCAGATGCTAGTATTGAGTTAAATGCAAATTTCTTCAAACTCGTTTCTTGGTATGACAATGAAATGGGATATTCAAATAGAGTTGTTGATTTGATTAGATATATGGTAAAAAAAGGATAA
- the secG gene encoding preprotein translocase subunit SecG, translating into MGFLIGTVLVFFVIACFFLILLVLVQAGKGGGLGGMMGGASQTAFGSSSADVLTKATRVIAISFIVLSLLLSFLFAKKEEVILETQIPSSEIVPSKDDTKPADNTANPTSTNSAPTNAAPVAPTAPTNTTPAPAKQ; encoded by the coding sequence ATGGGATTTTTAATCGGAACAGTTTTAGTTTTTTTTGTGATTGCTTGCTTCTTTCTAATACTTTTAGTATTAGTGCAAGCTGGTAAAGGTGGTGGTCTTGGTGGAATGATGGGTGGTGCGAGTCAAACAGCGTTTGGTTCTTCCAGTGCAGATGTTCTTACAAAGGCTACTAGAGTGATTGCGATATCTTTTATCGTGTTATCACTTCTACTCTCTTTTTTATTCGCAAAAAAAGAAGAGGTAATTTTAGAAACACAGATTCCTTCTTCTGAAATCGTTCCTAGCAAGGATGATACAAAACCTGCGGATAATACTGCTAATCCTACGAGCACAAATTCTGCTCCAACGAATGCAGCACCGGTAGCTCCAACAGCTCCTACGAATACAACACCAGCTCCAGCGAAACAATAA
- a CDS encoding sulfite exporter TauE/SafE family protein produces MDFLTINLPDGSLLSLETLIIVVCLMFLYTFVGIVAGFGGALVTMPLLTMFIPVKVATPISVSVGTITALYAIYIDHKSIDWKSAISLILSAFVGIPLGLYALKYIPDTIMKGGLGIFLIIYSIYSLLGPKLPKIDSPWLPYPFGLFAGALGAAFSTSGPPVVVYGTLRDLAPSTFRGTLSAFFATNNTAIMAGMISGGIMTFDILKIVLISSPALIAGALIGNWIHKKIPKEKLKKIIFGLLILSGIMLLKAAFTAGR; encoded by the coding sequence ATGGATTTTTTAACTATAAACCTACCCGATGGTTCCTTACTTTCGCTGGAGACATTAATAATTGTAGTTTGCTTAATGTTTCTATATACATTTGTAGGAATCGTAGCCGGTTTCGGCGGGGCTTTAGTCACAATGCCTCTTTTAACAATGTTTATTCCGGTGAAGGTGGCAACTCCTATTAGCGTATCCGTCGGAACAATTACGGCTCTTTACGCCATTTATATAGATCACAAATCTATTGATTGGAAATCCGCCATTTCATTGATACTATCAGCTTTTGTCGGAATCCCGCTCGGATTGTATGCATTAAAATATATTCCTGATACTATTATGAAAGGGGGACTTGGAATATTTTTGATTATTTATTCTATCTATTCTCTTCTTGGTCCCAAACTTCCGAAGATTGATAGTCCTTGGCTGCCCTATCCTTTTGGTCTTTTCGCTGGTGCTCTCGGAGCTGCTTTTTCAACGAGCGGTCCTCCGGTAGTAGTCTATGGAACTCTTAGAGATCTGGCTCCATCGACTTTCAGGGGAACCCTGAGCGCATTTTTTGCAACTAATAATACTGCTATTATGGCAGGAATGATTTCCGGAGGGATTATGACATTTGATATTTTGAAAATCGTATTGATATCATCTCCGGCCTTAATTGCGGGTGCTCTTATCGGCAATTGGATTCATAAAAAAATTCCAAAAGAGAAACTTAAAAAAATCATCTTTGGTCTTCTCATACTTTCAGGAATCATGCTTTTAAAAGCTGCATTTACTGCAGGTAGATGA
- a CDS encoding ABC transporter ATP-binding protein: MKTIKIQNVKKSYNFGKNKIEVLKGINAELPLGKLVTLMGPSGSGKSTLMHILSGIDKPEEGSIFVGEEEVSAYSESEITEYRRSKIGIIFQFFNLMPYLSSVENVSLPLYLAGKGKKEAHELAKDSLRLVGLSERLTHKPYELSGGEQQRVAIARAITNRPEIIFADEPTGNLDTENSNRIMELLISLQKERGFTIVMVTHNAEIGAMGDVKLKMKDGRLL; the protein is encoded by the coding sequence ATCAAAACAATCAAAATCCAAAATGTAAAGAAGTCCTACAACTTCGGAAAGAATAAGATCGAAGTATTAAAAGGGATAAATGCAGAGTTGCCGCTGGGGAAGCTTGTGACTTTGATGGGACCTTCTGGTTCGGGGAAGTCTACTCTTATGCATATTCTTTCAGGAATAGATAAGCCGGAAGAGGGAAGTATCTTTGTGGGAGAGGAAGAGGTTTCGGCATATTCTGAGAGCGAGATTACTGAATACAGAAGAAGTAAAATTGGAATTATATTTCAGTTTTTTAATTTGATGCCTTATCTTTCGAGTGTGGAAAATGTGTCTTTGCCGCTTTATCTAGCTGGAAAGGGAAAAAAGGAAGCTCATGAATTAGCAAAAGATTCACTTAGACTGGTTGGACTTTCAGAAAGACTCACACATAAACCATATGAACTTTCCGGTGGGGAACAACAGCGAGTAGCAATTGCGCGGGCGATTACGAATCGTCCTGAGATTATATTTGCAGATGAGCCTACTGGAAATTTAGATACAGAGAATTCAAATCGTATTATGGAGCTTTTAATTTCTTTGCAAAAAGAGCGCGGGTTTACGATTGTAATGGTGACGCATAACGCTGAAATTGGCGCTATGGGTGATGTTAAACTTAAAATGAAAGATGGAAGGCTTCTTTGA